In Erigeron canadensis isolate Cc75 chromosome 1, C_canadensis_v1, whole genome shotgun sequence, a single window of DNA contains:
- the LOC122610922 gene encoding ATP synthase subunit b', chloroplastic, with protein sequence MANMIMSSSKTLITSPPTPKPSPIIPTPAPQISLPQTTTTKKPLIFSSAATIAAIITATPLPSLAEEFEKAQLFDFDLTLPIIAAEFLFLMFTLDKLYYSPLGNFMDKRDSEIKEKLSSVKDTSAEVKQLEEQAAAIMRAARAEIAVALNKMKKETAVEVDAKLAEGRKKVEAELQEALASLEKQKEETIKSLDSQIAALSQEIVNKVLPVQ encoded by the coding sequence ATGGCCAACATGATTATGTCCTCTTCCAAAACCCTAATCACATCTCCCCCAACTCCCAAACCCTCCCCAATCATCCCTACCCCTGCCCCACAGATTTCACTCCCtcaaaccaccaccaccaaaaaaCCCTTAATTTTCTCCTCCGCGGCCACAATCGCCGCCATAATCACCGCCACACCACTCCCCTCACTAGCCGAAGAATTCGAAAAGGCTCAGCTCTTCGATTTCGACTTGACTCTTCCGATAATCGCGGCCGAATTCCTTTTCTTGATGTTCACACTAGACAAATTATACTACTCACCACTAGGAAACTTCATGGACAAGAGAGATTCAGAAATTAAAGAGAAGCTTTCCAGCGTAAAAGACACGTCAGCGGAAGTGAAACAGCTGGAGGAACAAGCGGCGGCGATAATGCGAGCGGCGAGGGCGGAAATAGCGGTGGCCttgaataaaatgaaaaaagaaacgGCGGTTGAAGTGGATGCGAAATTAGCGGAAGGAAGGAAGAAAGTGGAGGCGGAGTTGCAAGAAGCGCTTGCGAGTTTGGAGAAACAAAAAGAGGAAACGATAAAATCACTTGATTCGCAGATCGCGGCTCTTAGTCAGGAAATTGTTAACAAGGTCCTTCCTGTTCAATaa
- the LOC122602533 gene encoding putative clathrin assembly protein At2g25430, giving the protein MAPFRKAIGAVKDQTSIGIAKVASNMAPELEVAIVKATSHDDDPASEKYIREILQLTSYSRGYVSACVHAVSKRLSKTRDWIVALKCLVLIHRLLNDGDSVFQQEIMYATRRGTRLLNMADFRDEAHSNSWDHSTFVRTYGFYLDQRLDMVAYERKQNGGGSGDNEKSRDDRWRSPQNRGNDYDYNEFRDEPGYGNMRKVRSYGDVREGSSGSSQEKKVATPLRDMTSEKIFGKMGHLQRLLDRILSCRPTGLARNSRMVLVALYPVVQESFKLYSDICEVLAVLLDRFFDMEHHDCVKAFDAYASAAKQIDELVGFYNWCKDMGIARSSEYPEVQKITGKLLETLEEFVRDRSKVTKSPEKKPEVVEPVKEEPVPDMNEIKALPAPETPPPPPPPVVEPPPPKPQGDLVDLREESLTADDQGNRFALALFAGPASNNGNGNWEAFGSNGETEVTSAWQNPAAEAGKADWELALVETTSNLEKQRATMGGGLDPLLLNGMYDQGMVRQHTNTSQLSGGSASSVALPGKSATPVLALPAPDGSVQAVGGDPFAASLSVPPPAYVQMADIEKKQHLLVQEQMVWQQYARDGMQGQGSLTKINGGGYVAPGQPPMMPYGVPPVNGYYYPTY; this is encoded by the coding sequence ATGGCACCGTTTCGTAAGGCGATTGGGGCGGTCAAGGACCAAACAAGCATTGGAATCGCCAAAGTGGCTAGTAATATGGCACCGGAGTTAGAAGTCGCTATAGTAAAAGCGACTAGCCACGATGATGATCCGGCCAGTGAGAAATACATTCGTGAGATTTTACAGCTTACGTCATACTCACGAGGCTATGTGAGTGCTTGTGTTCATGCGGTTTCAAAGAGGTTGAGCAAGACTCGTGATTGGATCGTTGCTTTGAAATGTTTGGTTCTGATTCATAGGTTGTTGAATGATGGTGACTCGGTCTTCCAGCAGGAGATAATGTATGCGACCAGGAGAGGGACTAGGTTGCTTAACATGGCGGATTTTCGTGATGAGGCACATTCGAATTCGTGGGACCATTCCACTTTTGTTAGGACTTATGGGTTTTATTTGGATCAGAGGTTGGATATGGTTGCTTATGAGAGGAAGCAAAATGGTGGGGGCAGTGGAGATAATGAGAAATCTAGGGACGATCGGTGGAGATCACCGCAGAATCGTGGgaatgattatgattataatgAGTTTCGTGATGAACCTGGGTATGGAAACATGAGGAAAGTGAGGTCTTATGGGGATGTGAGAGAGGGGTCTAGTGGGTCGTCTCAGGAGAAGAAAGTTGCTACTCCGTTGAGGGATATGACATCCGAGAAGATTTTTGGGAAGATGGGGCATTTACAGAGACTGTTGGACCGTATATTGTCTTGCAGGCCTACTGGCTTGGCAAGGAACAGTAGGATGGTGTTGGTTGCGTTGTACCCTGTTGTGCAagaaagtttcaaactttattCTGATATATGTGAGGTTTTAGCGGTTTTGCTTGATCGGTTCTTCGATATGGAACATCATGATTGTGTGAAAGCATTTGATGCTTATGCTAGTGCTGCAAAGCAGATTGATGAGCTTGTTGGTTTTTATAATTGGTGCAAGGATATGGGTATTGCAAGATCATCGGAGTATCCAGAAGTTCAAAAGATAACTGGGAAGTTACTTGAGACGTTGGAGGAATTCGTGAGAGATAGATCAAAAGTGACGAAAAGCCCGGAGAAAAAACCAGAGGTTGTGGAACCAGTAAAAGAAGAGCCGGTTCCTGATATGAATGAAATAAAGGCATTGCCAGCACCAGAAACtcctcctccaccaccacctcctgtGGTTGAGCCACCTCCACCTAAACCGCAAGGTGATTTAGTGGACCTAAGAGAGGAATCTCTAACAGCTGACGATCAAGGAAATAGATTTGCCTTGGCATTGTTTGCGGGTCCAGCATCAAACAATGGGAATGGAAATTGGGAAGCTTTTGGATCCAATGGGGAAACCGAGGTGACTTCTGCCTGGCAGAATCCAGCTGCTGAAGCTGGGAAAGCTGATTGGGAACTTGCTCTGGTGGAAACCACCAGTAATCTAGAGAAACAGAGGGCAACAATGGGTGGTGGGCTTGACCCACTACTACTGAATGGTATGTATGACCAAGGAATGGTAAGACAACATACGAACACATCTCAGCTAAGTGGTGGCAGTGCTAGCAGTGTTGCTCTACCAGGGAAAAGTGCTACGCCCGTTTTAGCACTTCCGGCTCCTGATGGGTCTGTTCAAGCAGTCGGGGGCGACCCATTTGCAGCCTCATTAAGTGTCCCACCTCCGGCTTATGTCCAAATGGCAGACATAGAAAAGAAACAACATTTACTAGTACAAGAACAAATGGTTTGGCAACAATATGCTAGGGATGGAATGCAGGGTCAAGGTAGTTTGACCAAGATCAATGGTGGTGGATATGTCGCTCCAGGACAACCACCCATGATGCCTTATGGAGTTCCACCTGTAAACGGGTACTACTATCCTACGTATTGA
- the LOC122585991 gene encoding probable LRR receptor-like serine/threonine-protein kinase At1g56130, producing the protein MGILSFCFLLLSIYKLVAAQTTTEPSEVAAINKLIDYWGLRSKVNLTTDPCTPGAAWAADNANPRIACDCPANICHITHLKIYALDISGELPQELFQLTELMDLNLGQNILSGSIPPEIGNLFKMQYLSLGINNFSGLVPMNLGNLTKLKSLSFSSNMFNGPLPLDLGKLTSLEQLYIDSSGVSGLLPQELSNLKSLHTLWASDNAFTGKLPEFLGTFTNLTTLRLEGTALEGPIPGSYAALTKLEDLRIGDLSGGDSTLDFLVNLSSLSILSLRSSLVTGKIPPQIGNFANLQTLDLSFNKLTGGIPESFQYSQSLHFLYLGSNSLNGEIPSNIITPQLRALDVSFNSITGNLPVNFAKIRRSLNVVGTLVNGDDLLDSKASEISSCLIRNSKCTEKFPFNSFAVKCGGSNKVSTYGVKFDDDSETLGASSVYTSSNNNWAVSNIGSFISNPNGPQYITQTASQITNTLDSELYKTARISPNSLRYYGLGLRNGRYNVELHFSEIQMDDSESWKGLGKRLFDIYIQGERVAEDFNIMNEARGSNKALVKLFEANVTNTIMDIHMRWAGKGTCCIPFQSTFGPLVSAIHVSEVSTRSSSSNDNTKRVGRLVGITLGGVAVITITASVFYLWWVRKTPDHVRINTDSPKKGLTPV; encoded by the exons ATGGGGATTCTGAGCTTCTGTTTCTTGCTTTTATCCATTTATAAACTTGTTGCTGCTCAAACAACCACCGAACCCAGTGAAG TGGCTGCTATCAACAAGCTGATAGATTACTGGGGGTTGAGGTCAAAGGTGAACTTGACCACTGACCCGTGCACACCAGGTGCAGCGTGGGCTGCAGACAATGCAAACCCACGAATCGCTTGTGATTGTCCTGCCAATATCTGCCATATAACTCACCT GAAGATTTATGCTCTGGACATTTCTGGTGAACTGCCACAAGAACTTTTTCAGCTGACCGAACTTATGGACTT GAACCTCGGGCAGAACATACTAAGTGGCTCTATCCCTCCAGAAATCGGAAACTTATTCAAAATGCAATACTT GAGTCTTGGCATTAATAATTTTAGCGGCCTTGTGCCTATGAACCTTGGCAACCTTACCAAGTTGAAATCTCT AAGCTTCAGCTCAAACATGTTCAACGGACCCTTGCCTCTTGACTTAGGAAAGTTGACCTCCTTAGAGCAACT GTACATAGATAGCAGTGGAGTGAGTGGCCTGTTACCCCAAGAATTATCAAACTTGAAATCCCTTCACACTTT GTGGGCGTCAGACAATGCTTTTACTGGAAAGCTTCCAGAGTTCTTAGGAACTTTTACGAATCTAACAACGCT GAGACTTGAAGGAACGGCTCTTGAAGGCCCGATTCCCGGCAGTTATGCTGCATTAACTAAACTAGAAGACCT GAGAATTGGTGATCTTAGTGGTGGAGATTCGACACTTGATTTCCTGGTTAACTTGTCAAGCCTTTCGATTCT TTCATTGAGAAGTTCTCTAGTAACCGGCAAAATTCCGCCACAAATTGGCAACTTCGCTAATTTACAAACTCT GGATTTGAGCTTCAACAAATTAACTGGTGGTATACCAGAATCTTTCCAATACTCACAATCGTTGCACTTCTT gTATCTTGGAAGCAATAGCTTAAATGGGGAGATCCCATCCAATATCATAACTCCACAGCTTCGGGCATT AGATGTCTCCTTCAATTCTATCACTGGAAATTTGCCTGTTAATTTTGCCAAGATTAGACGATCATT AAATGTTGTAGGAACTTTGGTGAATGGAGATGACCTACTAGATAG CAAAGCATCCGAAATCTCAAGTTGCCTGATAAGAAATAGCAAGTGTACAGAAAAGTTTCCGTTTA ATTCTTTTGCTGTCAAGTGTGGTGGTTCGAACAAAGTATCCACATATGGTGTTaaatttgatgatgattcagAAACCCTGGGGGCTTCATCTGTCTACACGAGCTCAAATAATAACTGGGCAGTAAGCAACATTGGGAGTTTCATATCGAACCCAAATGGGCCCCAATATATAACACAGACAGCTTCTCAGATAACAAATACTTTAGACTCAGAGTTATATAAAACTGCAAGAATTTCGCCAAACTCGCTAAGGTATTACGGGTTGGGCTTGAGAAATGGAAGGTACAATGTTGAACTCCATTTTTCTGAAATACAAATGGATGATTCTGAGTCATGGAAAGGACTTGGAAAACGCTTATTCGACATCTATATCCAG GGTGAAAGAGTTGCTGAAGATTTCAACATAATGAATGAAGCACGCGGATCAAATAAAGCATTGGTTAAATTGTTTGAAgctaatgtaacaaatacaatCATGGACATACATATGAGGTGGGCTGGGAAAGGTACTTGCTGCATTCCGTTCCAAAGCACATTTGGTCCGTTAGTCTCAGCTATTCATGTTTCTGAAG TATCTACTCGTTCAAGTTCTTCAAATGATAACACGAAACGAGTAGGAAGACTTGTTGGAATAACGCTTGGAGGTGTAGCTGTGATTACCATAACAGCGTCTGTTTTCTACTTGTGGTGGGTAAGAAAGACACCAGATCATGTACGCATCAATACCGATTCCCCTAAGAAAGGCCTAACTCCCGTCTAG